Genomic DNA from Acidimicrobiales bacterium:
ACTGGGACGATCGCGGTCGAAGGTGTTCGAGTAGTAGCCATCGGCAAGTGCCTGCGGGTCCCAGAACAGGGGGAGGTCATTGAGGATCGACCAGTTCTCGGTGAATGCCATGTCGTGCGGAAGTCGAGGCCCGGGGAGTGGGATGTCGACGTAGGTGACCAGCTCACCGGCCCGGTTCACCACGCCGTAGTGCATGTAGGGCTTCTCGACCGAGTAGTTGAAGAAGAGCAACTCGCCGGTGTGTTCGTCGAGCTTCGGATGGGCCGACACACCCTCGGGCGGGAACCAGCCATTCCAGGTGGTCTTGCCGAGGTCGTCGAGGGTCCGCGGATCGAGCCGATAGAGCTCGCCGCACTGGTAGAAGCTGGCGAGCGCGACGCCGCCGTGCACGATCACGTCGGTGCTGGCGTTGTCCTTCATCATCGTGCGAGCGCCCCAGCCGTGGTCGGCGATGGCGTTCGACGGGTGCTCGGTGATCCCGGCCCACAGGCTGCGACCGGCCTCCTGCTCGGCGAGGAACCCGTCGGTGCGAACGAACCGGCTGGCGTAGCGGGCCTCACCACCCTCGAAGCTGATCGAATGCATCAACGAATCGCCGTCGAAGGGGTGATAGCGCTTGATCGGCTCCATCAGCGCGGTCTCGGTGTTGCGGAGGTAGACACCGGCCAGATCGTCAGGAATGTTGCCGACCACGTCGAGATCCCAGGCGTCGTACTCATTCACCTGGGGCCGCCACGGGCCGCTGCGATACGGGTGCTGATCGCCTGGAGGTAACCCCGACTCGACGGTGTTGCGCAGTTCGACCTTCAACGTTGCTCCCCTCTTCGGCAATCGCCGTTGGCCGGATTCTGACAGATCACCGGACCAGGCCAAAGGCGACACCGGGAAAAGAATTCCGTCACCGACCAATCCGCCCGGAGCACGGTTCCGAACCCGTGGTGATCGGCCTTGGGCCGTTCACCACCTGTACCCCGCTGAGAGGAACCCTCATGAACGCACCACCGGCTGAACGCCGTACACCGAGATCCACACGGCGCCGCGGTGCCATGGTCGCCACCGGAGCGACGGTCGCCACGATGGCCTCCCTTCTCGCTCCGTCGATCGCCGACGCGGCACATGCCCCCGGCAGCTCGGAGATCTACACCGCCACCCTGACCGAGCTGAACGACTCCGGCACGACCGCCGAGGTCGTCGCCCTCCGCAACGGTGCCACCGTGACCCTGACCATGCAGGTCTCCGGCGCAGCTGCCAACCTGCCGCACCCCCAGCACATCCACGGTTCGATCGAAGCCGGTGGAAGCTGCCCGACCATGGCCGACGATGCCGACAACGACGGCTTCGTGAGCGTCGTCGAGGGCATCCCACGCTATGGCGGCATCCAGGCGTCGCTGTCGACCGGCCCGGACTTCACGGCCAACGCCGCATTGACCGGCCCGTTCCCGACCGCCGACGCCGACGGCAACTACACCTACACCGAGACGTTCACGCTCCCGGATGCGACCGCGGCCGCCTTCGACAACTTCCACGTGGTGATCCACGGCAACGACATCGACGGCTCGAACGCCTACGACGGTGACAAGAAGTCGTCGTTGACCGACGAGCTGCCCTTCGAGGTGACCGTTCCGGCCGCCTGTGGCGAGCTCGTCGCCCAGGAGCCGGCAACCATGTCGCAGTCCTACACCGGGACCCTCGGCTCGCTGAACGGCTCGGACACCACCGCCTCGGTTGCGGCGCTCCGAGTTGGCAACGAGGTCACCGTGGCGATGAACGTCTCCGGCGCATCCGCCGACCTGCCGCATCCGCAGCACGTGCACGGAAAGCTGGGCGTGAGCAACGTCTGCCCACCGGCGAGTGCCGACACCGACAATGACGGCTTCGTGAGCGTGGCCGAAGGTGTCCCGTTCTACGGCACCATCCAGAACACGCTGTCGACCGGACCCGACTTCAGTGCCGGTGCCGGCCTTACCGGCCCGTTCCCGACGGCCGACGCCGATGGCAACTACAGCTACCTCGAGACGTTCACGATCACACCGGAACAGGCCCGTGACTTCGGCAACCTGCACTTCGTGATCCATGGCATCGACATCGACGGATCGGGTGCCTACGACGGCGAGAAGCGCTCGTCGCTCACCGACGAGCTCCCCTTCGAGGTCACCGTTCCCGCCGCCTGCGGCCAGCTGAACCTGTCCAAGATCGGGCTGAGCGACGCCTACGCCAACGCTTCGGGTACGCAGGGATCGATCGTGCGTCAGTACGTCACCCTGCTCGACCGTGAGCCGGACGCCACGGGCTACAACTACTTCGCCACCGAGATCGCCAACGGCGCAAGCCTGGAGGATCTGGCGTGGTCGGTTGCCTCGTCGACCGAGTTCAAGGCTCGCTTCGGGGGTGCCTTCGATGCTTCGGCTGATGCCGACTGGGTCGACTTCGTCTACACCGCAGTGTTCGAACGCCCTGCCGACCAGGCCGGCAAGGACTACTGGCTCGGTGAGCTCGCTGCCGGACGGGTCGACCGTGTGACCATGCTCGTCTACTTCGGCGAGTCGGCCGAGTTCATGGCCACCACCCAGACCAGCTGAGGTTGCTCGTCAGCTGACCGTGCTCCTGCCATTCAGCGGGAACCACGTTCGAGGCCGCCCCCTTCCTCATCGGGGGCGGCCTCGTCGCGTGCGGTGGCAGATCTCAGCGTGGATTGCCGAGGACGAACTCCGGCAGCGGCAGCTCGTCGTAGCCCTCGTCGCCGTTGAGCTTCACCCCGGCAACACCACCGTTGCCATCGAGCACGATCTTCGGAATGATCGGGGTGGGCACACCCACTGCTTCGGCTGCGGCCATGGCGTCGGCCGTGGTGGCATGGGGTTCGAGGAAACGCAGCGACGCCACGGTCGGTGGGAACATCTGGAGTTCGCCGTTCTTCCACTGCTCGATGGCGTCGACCGGCCGGACCCACAGGCTGGCGATGGTCTCGGCGTCGTCGTGCAGCGGTTCCTGCAACTGTGGGGCAACGGCGACGAAGAAACGGGTGTCGAAGCGGCGCCGCTCGCCCATCGGGGTCACCCAGTGGTCAACGAGATGCATACGGTCGGTCAACAGCACCAAGCCCTCGTCGGCGCACAGCTGCTCGAGTGAGTAGTTGCCATCGTGGATCTCGTGACGAGTGCGGCCGAACCGCTCCTCCAACTCGGGGGTGTCGAAACGGATCACCTCGCTGCCGTCTGTCGGGCGGGCGAGCAACACACCCGCCTCCTCGAAACACTCCCGGATGGCGGCGACGAGCCAGGCCAACCCACCCTTCGCCATTCCCATCTGGGCCGACGCACTGGCGTCATCGAGACCATCGCTGATGGCCTCGAGCGCCTCACCGTGGTCGGCGTCGTCGACCTTTCCGCCGGGGAACACGTACTGACCCCGGGCAAAGGCGGCCGACAGCGAGCGTTGCAGCATGAACACCTCGAGCCCCTGGTCGCCGTCTCGGACCAGCATCACGGTGGCAGCAGGTCGGACAGGGACAGCATCGGCACGCATCGGTTCGTTCACGGTTGCCGACGCTACATCGGCCCAGCGAAGCGGGCACATTGGCGTTCGCTGGTCGCAGCGCCGGCGGCCTCGTAGTGTGCCGGCATGGACCTGGGACTGCGAGGCAAGCGAGCATTGGTGACGGGCGCGTCGAAGGGCATCGGCCTCGGCATCGCCGAAGCCCTGGCGACGGAGGGCGTCGACCTCGTGCTGGCCGCCCGGTCCGGCCCGACCCTCGACGCGATCGCTGCCGACCTCGCCGGCCGCCATGGCGTCGACGTCGAGGTCGTGGCCGCCGACCTCTCGCTCACCTCCGAGCAGGAGCGGCTCGCCGATCGGGTCAAGCTGCGACCACTCGACATCGTGGTCAACAACGCCGGCGCCATCCCTGGCGGCACGATCACCGACATCGACGACGAGCGCTGGCGAGACGCGTGGGACCTCAAAGTCTTCGGCTACATCAACCTCATGCGCCTCCTCATTCCTCACCTCGAGACGTCACGCGCCGACTCGGGGACCGCCGACGCCGGGGTCTTGCTCAACGTGATCGGCGCCGCCGCCGACCGCCCCAATCCCGGCTACATCGCCGGTGCGGGCGGCAACTCGGCGCTGGCGGCGATGAGCCGAGCGATCGGCTCCCGGTCCATGCGCACGGGGGTGCGGGTGCTGGCGGTCAATCCCGGGCTCATCATCACCGACCGCATGACCGATCTCCTCCGACAGCAGGCCAACGCGAAGTACGGCAGTGACGAACGGTGGGAGGAGTTCATCCCCGCCGATCCCGTACCGGGCACGGTCGAGCAGGTTGCCGACGTGGTCACGTTCCTCGTCTCGCCCCGGGCCAGCCATGTGAGCGGCACCACGCTCACCATCGACGGCGGCGCCAGCGCGAGATAGAGCCGTTCACAACATCCACGAACCCCAGGACCCCTCCATGAAGGTCGAATCACTCCTACCGCTCGGCAAGCTCGATCCAGGGCTACGCGAACCCGAGACCCCACTCGACATCCGAGACTTCGCCACACTCGCAACGACCGCCGAATCGGTCGGGCTCGATGCGATCCTGGTCGAGGAAACCAAAGACGACCCGTTCCAGCTGCTCG
This window encodes:
- a CDS encoding carotenoid oxygenase family protein: MKVELRNTVESGLPPGDQHPYRSGPWRPQVNEYDAWDLDVVGNIPDDLAGVYLRNTETALMEPIKRYHPFDGDSLMHSISFEGGEARYASRFVRTDGFLAEQEAGRSLWAGITEHPSNAIADHGWGARTMMKDNASTDVIVHGGVALASFYQCGELYRLDPRTLDDLGKTTWNGWFPPEGVSAHPKLDEHTGELLFFNYSVEKPYMHYGVVNRAGELVTYVDIPLPGPRLPHDMAFTENWSILNDLPLFWDPQALADGYYSNTFDRDRPSRFALIPRHGTTDDIRWFEADPTFVLHWTNAYEDGDEVVLDGFFQHNPTARGVARFPGELKGFETLDMNVLDARAHRWRFNLATGECREESMSDTCCEFPMVNGRHAGRRHRYSYNATCARGLFAFDGLIKHDLDTGDEVRVPMEPGVFVSETVMAPRLGSTAEDDGYLITFTVDMNRDLSECLVLDAADPASEPVARIRLPERISSGTHSTWAPLSDL
- a CDS encoding short-chain dehydrogenase/reductase; translated protein: MDLGLRGKRALVTGASKGIGLGIAEALATEGVDLVLAARSGPTLDAIAADLAGRHGVDVEVVAADLSLTSEQERLADRVKLRPLDIVVNNAGAIPGGTITDIDDERWRDAWDLKVFGYINLMRLLIPHLETSRADSGTADAGVLLNVIGAAADRPNPGYIAGAGGNSALAAMSRAIGSRSMRTGVRVLAVNPGLIITDRMTDLLRQQANAKYGSDERWEEFIPADPVPGTVEQVADVVTFLVSPRASHVSGTTLTIDGGASAR
- a CDS encoding NUDIX domain-containing protein, encoding MNEPMRADAVPVRPAATVMLVRDGDQGLEVFMLQRSLSAAFARGQYVFPGGKVDDADHGEALEAISDGLDDASASAQMGMAKGGLAWLVAAIRECFEEAGVLLARPTDGSEVIRFDTPELEERFGRTRHEIHDGNYSLEQLCADEGLVLLTDRMHLVDHWVTPMGERRRFDTRFFVAVAPQLQEPLHDDAETIASLWVRPVDAIEQWKNGELQMFPPTVASLRFLEPHATTADAMAAAEAVGVPTPIIPKIVLDGNGGVAGVKLNGDEGYDELPLPEFVLGNPR
- a CDS encoding DUF4214 domain-containing protein — its product is MNAPPAERRTPRSTRRRGAMVATGATVATMASLLAPSIADAAHAPGSSEIYTATLTELNDSGTTAEVVALRNGATVTLTMQVSGAAANLPHPQHIHGSIEAGGSCPTMADDADNDGFVSVVEGIPRYGGIQASLSTGPDFTANAALTGPFPTADADGNYTYTETFTLPDATAAAFDNFHVVIHGNDIDGSNAYDGDKKSSLTDELPFEVTVPAACGELVAQEPATMSQSYTGTLGSLNGSDTTASVAALRVGNEVTVAMNVSGASADLPHPQHVHGKLGVSNVCPPASADTDNDGFVSVAEGVPFYGTIQNTLSTGPDFSAGAGLTGPFPTADADGNYSYLETFTITPEQARDFGNLHFVIHGIDIDGSGAYDGEKRSSLTDELPFEVTVPAACGQLNLSKIGLSDAYANASGTQGSIVRQYVTLLDREPDATGYNYFATEIANGASLEDLAWSVASSTEFKARFGGAFDASADADWVDFVYTAVFERPADQAGKDYWLGELAAGRVDRVTMLVYFGESAEFMATTQTS